GTGTTTTGCAAAAATTTAAACGTTAAAGGTTTTAACTCTATAGGCTAAAAAAGATAATATACTAGTGGCATATAAAACAAGTAAATTCAAGACAAATTCTTCTTTACTTCTGGCTTAGTTCAAGAATCAAGGCAAGGCAACTAGCTAGCTCCGCCCTATTTCACCGAGAAATGAgattcaaaaaaacaaaaaacttatTACCGGTATGTGTtaggttaaaaaagaaaaagaaaagaaattcctTGGGGTTCTCACTCAACCAAGGAGTTGTTTAAATTAAGGTTAAAGCTCTCAACACAAGGAGATTGGAAATTTAGTCTAAGTGGGGGAAGTAGGCTATGGGAGACACGGGAACAGCGCCCACGTTCTCCTCATATCTGACTCCCCCTTTCTTTATTGCTCTTTCTTCCTCACACACACATCACACGCACTAATTTAACAAAGGACAAGTGATACTCTTGACGATATGTTGTGTATCCAATCTAGGAATAAATATATCTCCTCCCTGGCCTCTCTTCTCTTGTGATTCTCCATAAATACTGTAATATCATCAATACCCCAAagccttctctctctctctctctctctctctctctctctctctctctcgctcatACATAATAGTTGGCTTGTCATCCAGTCATCCACTATCCACTTGTGGACGAGTTTCTTGATCAAGTGATCATGGTAGGTCATCTCAGGACAGGGTTTCATCTTCTTGTTGTTGgtgttttatttttaatttattttttggttgtCGAAAAAATTAGTTTGAATTGAGAGAATTGAGTTAACTTGAAATTTAATATGATGATCATATGTAAAAATATAAATCTGTAGGGAATTCACAAGCCTGCGTGGTTGGAAGCGCTGTATGTGCAGAAATTTTTCGTGCCATGCTCAATTCATGAAAGTGCAAAGAAGAATGAAAAAAACATCTGCTGCTTGGATTGCTGTACAAGTATTTGTCCGCACTGCGTCATGTCTCATCGATTCCATAGGCTTCTTCAAGTTCGACGTTATGTATATCATGATGTTGTTCGATTGGAAGACCTAGAGAAACTCATTGACTGCTCCAACGTTCAGGTAATCAGAAATATCTAACCTGAAAATATGGCAATGTTCTAGtgcttaaacttgatttttctACTTGAATTTCCCTCTATATCATGCCAATAAATGAGCTGATCAACACCTATATTGTAACAACCTGCAGGCTTACACAATTAACGCTGCAAAGGTGGTGTTCATCAAGAAAAGACCTCAAAACAGGCAATTTAAGGGGTCCGGGAATTTTTGCACCTCTTGTGATAGGTGTCTCCAAGAACCCTTCATTCATTGTTCTCTTGGGTGCAAGGTAAATTCTAAATTCAAGTCGATTTTCGATTCTGTGAGTCTCACATCCCACAGACATATCTTCTTTAGCAAAATCGTACTACTAAATACTTGTTCATCTATGGAGCCCAAATTTAATCATCATACAATTATCATGAATGTTGTCGAAATTAATTTGCTTTTATAGGGTAATACTTAAACACGATAGTTTTGCATGTATCACAAGTTGTGGTTGTAAGGTCTTGGAAATTCTGATGGTAAGTAGCAAAATTTCGTGATCGTTTTAATGACAACCAGGTTGACTCTGTGCTTAAACACTACAAGGACCTCTCTCCATTTCTGAGGGCATGCAAAGTCTTACAACTTAGTCCAGACTTCTTCATTCCTCAAGATTATGGTGATGATGAAATGACAAATGAGACCCCTCATTCAACAATTGTGGACTGTGACGAGCCATTGAGCTCCTCATCGGGCTCTTCGGGGTCTGAGAATATGAGCTTTATGTGCACCGAATTTGTGAGGAAGAAGAGAAGTGGATTATACGTTTGTGGAAGATCAGCAACTAAGATCACAGATGAGGATATGGCTACAAGCATGAGTAGAAGAAAAAGAGTTCCCCATAGATCACCACTATGCTAGACAGTTCTAAAGATAATTAATAGTAACTTTTTACTACTTAGTTCTTTGAGATTTGACCGACTCGATCAggcaacaattgtcaccatccTTCCCCTTCCCCAGAACCCCGCCtacccacaaaaaaaaagaaaaaaaagaggtcCATAAAGAATCCTCTCCTCCTCATTGTGGGTTAATTAATTTACTTGGTCGGGCTGTTTTGTCTTAATGGCATCACGTGATTCCCAATTCCAAGTTATGGTTTTGTACATTTTGTCTTGAGATTTTCACGTTGTACTATTCGTTCTTAATTCAGGTTATGATTATAGAGCCGTTTTTGGTGTATTCATCCTTACTCAATTTACTGCCAATGTTTTCTTCAAATACAATTCCCCATAAAACTATTAATGAAGGACGTATAAATGTTTGTCTCTCAAACTTGATGGAAATTTCACTGTATTGAGAAGAGCATTCAATAGTATTGCTTTGGATACTGGCCCAAAGATGCCTCAAAATTTTGTTGCAGTCGGTCGAGTGCAAGCATTTGAGTCTTTTGCTTTTAGATGATCAATGAACaagaactttcattttttccttctcaTGGTAAATTGCCTGTAAATATCTAACTTAGACGTATTCATATGGGATTGTCACGATTCTGTCTTATTACTTGTATGCGAGTAAGTAGTAACTAGTAACATAATCTTCGTCTCCTTCTCTTGCTGAGGCCTtttttgactttgaccattttggttatttctacCTGCGTATATTCTTGACCAGTCAAATGCTGAAAGAGTGGAAACCCTACTGATACACACAATTAATTTAGGGTAAACAAACATCAACTGTAGCTTTTACTAAGGCACCCAACCCCTATGGCCGTGTCCAAACTTGCTGCTTCTTCCGTTTCTCCGCcgggccttttttttttttttttttttctttgtttcttgtttACATGGGGGAGATAATGTACATGTTAAAAAGTTTCTCTAGTCAATAAAATTTGGAAGCTTAGAACTTGGAAGGGTAACACTTTTGATTCCAAGGCCGAGTTTGGGGTTgtgaagggaaaagaaagggataGAATGTCTAAGCTAtgggaggaaagaaaagagagagagagagagagagagagaggagaagagaGTTTTAACTTGTTTGGGAgtttaagaaagaaaaaagataattGTGATATCAGTAACTCATTCATTGGTACTTTATAGACAACTTTGGCGTTGAAACAAGTTTGGAAGTTTTGCTTCCACTTTTTTGCCGCATATATCCATAATTGgagattagggtttttgtacTTGTTCATCTCTCCATTTTTcaccctttctttcctttttctttccgtTTAAGGTGAGAGAACAAAGATTTACAAACAAAGGAAAGATGTGCGTTTaacttcctttttccttctttcttttcaaatccCTCCATCCAAACTAGGCCTAAGGTACTCACCATTTTCAATCTTGTTTCTGCAGAATAATCCAATTTAACCTTTAGCTTTcgaaaagatttaaaaaaattccATCACAGGCATGGAGAATCCACtttgagaaaaagaaacgaaaacCGTAGTACGCGTGAAAACTACTGATTTCTCGTGCCCCAATGGGCCTGCTTTAAAAAATGAGGCGTTTTGTTTGAAAACATTGGGCTCAAGAGTTGGTCATCAGGCTTCCGGAAGAGCCATGGAAACCAGGGACTGAAAAAGCAGAGTTGTGTCCTTCACGAATGACTTGATGGAATTCTTTGTTTGGAGCAGTGGAGGGGCGGAGGCCCTCTTAGGAAAGAAACTAATCTTTGGGCTCctagctggctctttaagctctatCAAATGAATTTGGACTCTCCAAAATGACCAGATGAACTCCGTCGTTAGCACTTTACAATTCTGCTTCAGAGGAATGAATAAACTACATCGTTAGCATGATTACAGGTGTTTAGCATAGAAATATGTCTAATCACGATTTGCTTAGCATAATTATAGGATATCTGTTTAGCATATTTGTAGCATAATTACAGGAGATTTGCTTAGTAtaatagtactttttttttttttttataatgtaTGAATAGatgttgtattcttgtatagaaATAAACTTTTAAATGAATGTGGTTTAGCACTCCAACACGTGCTTGTAACCGCAAGAAATTTGCTAATAAGACACTGATTTCTACAATAAAACTATTAAAAACCTGACTTGATTAAAACACTGCTAAATAACCATTTAGAAACTTCTACTACTAGCTTTTAGACTTGGTTTAGTATACCAGCATGAAATAGGGTTTATAGCCCAACAAAGACGTACTACATCAGCTCAGGTGAATCTACGTACATCATCATGGCATACATGGGAATACCGGCATCATCTAAGGGGATCGATTGTGGCACTCGAATTGAAATCACCCGGCTTTGGCAAGCCAACGTCCACTGCAACCATAGACCTGCCAAAATGACTGCACTGCAAGCAGCGATAGCAGCACAAGTGAGACGCTTCCGTTCCTTCAAAAACCTGTAGGTTTTCAATTTTCTGGTGCCCATAGCCACTAAccgcaatttttttttttttttttaaaaaaaccccCCTTTTAGATtagttcaaatcttgatatacATACGCCTTATCTTGCCCTTTAAATATGGGCTTGCCTAATGGATGCACGTGTTAAATATTTGGTAAAAGTGATACTATTAATTTCAGAAAGTCTGCGATAAATGCGAGTATGTGTACCATACGGTAAGTTTAGCAAGTATTATAAATTATGTGTATTAGCAAGTAGCCATTAGAAAAATGCTCTAATATTTTGTTGAGTGCTGCATTCTTCCTACTGCAATCGGACAAAATATCTGTCTCTGTCTTTTTTTAATGCATCGGATTCAGATTTGAGAACGTGAAACAATAGCAAGTCCAAATTAGTGAGGGATGGAACAATTATTAAAGTAGGAGAACATTTTAGTTAAATCTGGATCAACAT
The Coffea arabica cultivar ET-39 chromosome 6c, Coffea Arabica ET-39 HiFi, whole genome shotgun sequence genome window above contains:
- the LOC113691643 gene encoding protein RGF1 INDUCIBLE TRANSCRIPTION FACTOR 1-like, producing MGIHKPAWLEALYVQKFFVPCSIHESAKKNEKNICCLDCCTSICPHCVMSHRFHRLLQVRRYVYHDVVRLEDLEKLIDCSNVQAYTINAAKVVFIKKRPQNRQFKGSGNFCTSCDRCLQEPFIHCSLGCKVDSVLKHYKDLSPFLRACKVLQLSPDFFIPQDYGDDEMTNETPHSTIVDCDEPLSSSSGSSGSENMSFMCTEFVRKKRSGLYVCGRSATKITDEDMATSMSRRKRVPHRSPLC